The sequence TAGAAGAGTGGGTAACAGGGGATAAGATTGTTTTAAAAAGTAATAAAGAACATACTTTTAAAAAGCCAAATATTGATAAGTTAGTTTTTAGGAGTATCCCAGAGGCTACAAATAGAGTTATTGGATTAGAAACAGGAGAGATTGATGTAGCTTACGCTGTTTCCCCTATTGATGCAGAGCAAGTTTTAAAAAATTCGAAATTAGAATTAATGACAATAGATCCATTAGCAATAGAGTTTATTGGATTTAATATAAAGGATTCAAAGTTAAAAGATGAAAATTTAAGAAAAGCAATAATTTATGCTTTAAATTCAGATGAGATATTGGGAACAGTTTTAGGAACATATGCTGAAAGTATAAATTCACCGTTAGCTAAGAATATGTTTGGCTATACAGAGAATAGAGTGAAGTATAGTCAAGATATAGATAAAGCTAAGGAGTATTTGGATAAAGTTGAAAATAAGGAGGATTTAAATCTATCTATAACAATTCATAGTAATAGTGATAGCATGCAGATTTCTCAAATAATTCAAGCACAATTAAAGGATATTGGAATAAATTTAACTATAAATCCTTTAGAGTGGGGAACTTTTATAAGTGAAACATCTAATGGAAAGCATCAACTTTTTCATTTGGGAAAAACATCGCCAACTGGTGATGGGGAGGAAGCGTTAACTGTTTTCAATGAAAAATTTATAGGAGCTGCTGGAAATAGATTTTTCTATTCAAATCCGAAAGTTAATGAACTTTTAACTTTAGCTAAAGAGGAGACTGATGATAAAAAAAGAGAAGCGTATTATCAAGAGGTTTGCCAAATAATTCAAGAGGATGGAGTTATGGCAATCTCATTTACAAGAAAAGTTATTGCTGGAGTTAATAAAAATATATCAAATTTTGAACCACATCCAAGTGGAATGCATAGATTTTATAAAGTGGATAAAGAGGTAAAGTAATGATAGAAAAGATTAAAGTTGGTTATCAAGGGGTAGAAGGAGCATTTAGTCAAGAGGCGATGATTCACTATTTTGGGGAA is a genomic window of Cetobacterium somerae ATCC BAA-474 containing:
- a CDS encoding ABC transporter substrate-binding protein; its protein translation is MKRKLSLLYLVIVMILVASCSKKEKVESKKEVIAAQVGAAKSLDPQGTNDKRSLEVMVQVYDTLVEVDKNMELKDGLAESWEYITPTKIRFKLKDGIKFHNEEPLKVEDVIFSLNRVKNSKIVGAIGESIESVEKVDNKTFDINTKYPTKTLLKFLADPGASIVSEKAVNEYGNSFGQIPVGTGPFILEEWVTGDKIVLKSNKEHTFKKPNIDKLVFRSIPEATNRVIGLETGEIDVAYAVSPIDAEQVLKNSKLELMTIDPLAIEFIGFNIKDSKLKDENLRKAIIYALNSDEILGTVLGTYAESINSPLAKNMFGYTENRVKYSQDIDKAKEYLDKVENKEDLNLSITIHSNSDSMQISQIIQAQLKDIGINLTINPLEWGTFISETSNGKHQLFHLGKTSPTGDGEEALTVFNEKFIGAAGNRFFYSNPKVNELLTLAKEETDDKKREAYYQEVCQIIQEDGVMAISFTRKVIAGVNKNISNFEPHPSGMHRFYKVDKEVK